In Variovorax paradoxus, a single genomic region encodes these proteins:
- a CDS encoding aspartate/glutamate racemase family protein, with translation MAVTQVVGILGGMGPAAGADFVRLFVQACAQQMRARGEPVRDQSFPEHWLAQVPVPDRTDALASTEEGAHQPLEPMLQALGRLAALGSRAVAIACNTAHAWHASLQERFPQIELLHMARETARQLSAQGATGVALMATEGTYRVRLYEQALAEVGLDCHIPLAEERQTITRGIFDGVKAGNMALAEQCFSEVALRLAERHGPVTIVMGCTEVPLGLQGSAAVAGLDLIDPAQVLAAALARRAYGMDQPH, from the coding sequence GCGGCGGGCGCCGATTTCGTCCGGCTCTTCGTGCAGGCCTGCGCGCAGCAGATGCGCGCGCGCGGCGAGCCGGTGCGCGACCAGTCCTTTCCCGAACACTGGCTCGCGCAAGTGCCGGTGCCCGACCGCACCGACGCGCTGGCCTCCACCGAGGAGGGCGCGCACCAGCCGCTGGAGCCGATGCTGCAGGCGCTGGGCCGGCTGGCCGCGCTCGGCAGCCGGGCAGTGGCCATCGCCTGCAACACCGCGCATGCCTGGCATGCCAGCCTGCAGGAACGCTTTCCGCAAATCGAGCTGCTGCACATGGCGCGCGAGACCGCGCGGCAGCTGTCGGCGCAGGGTGCCACCGGCGTGGCGCTGATGGCGACCGAGGGCACGTACCGCGTGCGCCTTTACGAGCAGGCGCTGGCAGAGGTAGGGCTGGACTGCCACATCCCGCTGGCGGAAGAGCGCCAGACCATCACGCGCGGCATCTTCGACGGCGTGAAGGCCGGCAACATGGCGCTGGCCGAGCAGTGCTTTTCCGAAGTGGCGCTGCGCCTGGCGGAGCGCCACGGGCCGGTGACCATCGTCATGGGCTGCACCGAAGTGCCGCTGGGCCTGCAGGGCTCGGCCGCCGTGGCCGGGCTGGACCTGATCGATCCGGCGCAGGTGTTGGCCGCCGCGCTGGCGCGCCGCGCCTACGGCATGGACCAACCCCACTGA
- a CDS encoding dienelactone hydrolase family protein: MSLDDSRSDFDSLRPGDSTAQGATRRTALKAAIGVGYAAAVLPVAAQTAVATSSEGLKAGPVKYTVNGFEVPAYVAAPEGKTGLPVILVIQEIFGVHEYIADTCRRFAKLGYLAIAPELYARQGDPRGYTDIPKLQAEIVTKVPDAQVMADLDGALAYAKANGGDTSKAGITGFCWGGRITWLYAATGKVKAGVAWYGRLVGQAGELTPKHPVDIAASLQAPVLGLYGGKDQGIPLDTVDKMKAALANGTPAAKASSFVVYPEAGHAFHADYRPSYLKSAADDGWQRATAWFKANGVA; the protein is encoded by the coding sequence ATGTCCCTCGACGACAGCCGTTCCGACTTCGACTCGCTTCGCCCCGGCGACAGCACCGCGCAGGGCGCCACGCGCCGCACCGCGCTCAAGGCCGCCATCGGCGTGGGCTATGCCGCCGCGGTGCTGCCGGTGGCCGCGCAGACCGCCGTCGCCACCTCGTCCGAAGGCCTGAAGGCCGGCCCCGTCAAGTACACCGTCAACGGCTTCGAGGTGCCCGCCTACGTGGCCGCGCCCGAGGGCAAGACCGGGCTGCCGGTGATCCTGGTCATCCAGGAAATCTTCGGCGTGCACGAATACATCGCCGACACCTGCCGCCGCTTCGCCAAGCTGGGCTACCTGGCCATCGCGCCCGAGCTTTACGCGCGCCAGGGCGACCCGCGCGGCTACACCGACATCCCCAAGCTGCAGGCCGAGATCGTCACCAAGGTGCCCGACGCGCAGGTCATGGCCGACCTCGACGGCGCGCTGGCCTATGCCAAGGCCAACGGCGGCGACACCAGCAAGGCCGGCATCACCGGCTTCTGCTGGGGCGGGCGAATCACCTGGCTTTATGCCGCCACCGGCAAGGTCAAGGCGGGCGTGGCCTGGTATGGCCGGCTGGTCGGCCAGGCCGGCGAACTGACCCCGAAACACCCCGTCGACATTGCCGCCAGCCTGCAGGCGCCGGTGCTTGGCCTGTACGGCGGAAAAGATCAGGGGATCCCCCTTGACACGGTTGATAAGATGAAAGCTGCTCTGGCCAATGGGACTCCGGCGGCCAAGGCTTCGAGCTTCGTCGTGTACCCCGAAGCAGGCCACGCATTCCATGCCGACTACCGCCCCAGCTACCTCAAGAGCGCGGCGGACGACGGCTGGCAACGCGCCACGGCCTGGTTCAAAGCCAATGGCGTCGCCTGA
- a CDS encoding ZIP family metal transporter, which produces MNLIVIIVATLVAGIGSVWLAALLLKVGVRSDSGGVNPQHLLSLAAGALLATAFMHLLPEAFESRIEPALLFAVLLFGLVFFFLLDKAELWHHGHEHHHGGEPDAHAGHGHGHDHGHGHSHDNTPRTGGWAVLTGDSVHCFGDGILIASAFTADIRLGLVAAIAVLAHEIPHHIGDLVVLRQSSANQRAALVKVSLAGTMTTLGGIAGWWLVDQLHSWLPYFLVLAGSSFVYVALADLIPQLQKRLPARQTAAQILWLAAGIVLVTGVSRLAHGEHGHDHGHDDPGHGEHGHVHKD; this is translated from the coding sequence ATGAATTTGATAGTCATCATCGTGGCAACCCTGGTTGCCGGTATCGGGAGCGTCTGGCTCGCGGCCCTGTTGCTGAAAGTGGGCGTGCGCAGCGACTCGGGCGGCGTCAACCCGCAGCACCTGCTGAGCCTGGCGGCGGGCGCGCTGCTCGCCACCGCCTTCATGCACCTGTTGCCCGAGGCCTTCGAAAGCCGCATCGAACCCGCGCTGCTGTTCGCGGTGCTGCTGTTCGGGCTGGTTTTCTTCTTCCTGCTCGACAAGGCCGAGCTGTGGCATCACGGCCATGAGCATCACCACGGCGGCGAGCCCGATGCACATGCCGGGCACGGCCATGGCCACGATCACGGGCATGGCCACAGCCACGACAACACCCCGCGCACGGGCGGCTGGGCCGTGCTGACCGGCGACAGCGTGCACTGCTTCGGCGACGGCATCCTGATCGCCTCGGCCTTCACCGCCGACATCCGCCTGGGCCTGGTCGCCGCCATCGCGGTGCTGGCGCACGAGATTCCCCACCACATCGGCGACCTCGTGGTGCTGCGCCAGAGCTCGGCCAACCAGCGCGCGGCGCTGGTGAAGGTGTCGCTCGCCGGTACCATGACCACGCTCGGCGGCATCGCCGGCTGGTGGCTGGTCGACCAGCTGCACAGCTGGCTGCCGTATTTCCTGGTGCTGGCCGGCAGCAGCTTCGTGTACGTGGCGCTGGCCGACCTGATTCCGCAGTTGCAGAAACGCCTGCCGGCCCGCCAGACGGCCGCGCAGATCCTGTGGCTGGCCGCGGGCATCGTGCTCGTCACCGGCGTGAGCCGCCTGGCCCACGGCGAGCATGGCCACGATCACGGCCACGACGACCCCGGGCACGGCGAACACGGCCACGTGCACAAGGACTGA
- a CDS encoding DUF6886 family protein, with amino-acid sequence MRLFHFSDDAGIDRFDPRPVRTPAQRPPGMDWLNGPLVWAIAEDHQQLYLFPRECPRIVMWAHAGTSASDRQAWLGDAPRGIAALAYIEACWLERLERASLTRYELPREHFVDIDDVGMWVSRDAVVPREVTHLSDLQAELAACRTELRVVDSLLPLKPVWQSSMHASGIRLRNAAGWA; translated from the coding sequence ATGCGCCTGTTTCACTTCAGCGACGACGCCGGCATCGATCGCTTCGACCCTCGCCCTGTCCGCACGCCGGCCCAACGGCCGCCGGGCATGGACTGGCTCAACGGCCCGCTGGTCTGGGCCATTGCCGAGGACCACCAGCAGCTGTATCTTTTTCCCAGGGAGTGCCCGCGCATCGTGATGTGGGCGCATGCCGGCACCAGCGCGAGCGACCGGCAGGCATGGCTCGGCGATGCGCCGCGCGGCATCGCGGCCCTTGCGTACATCGAAGCGTGCTGGCTGGAACGGCTCGAACGCGCGTCACTGACGCGCTACGAACTGCCGCGCGAGCACTTCGTGGACATCGACGACGTCGGCATGTGGGTGTCGCGCGACGCGGTGGTGCCGCGCGAGGTCACCCATCTGTCCGATCTACAGGCCGAGCTGGCCGCATGTCGCACCGAACTCAGGGTGGTCGATTCGCTTCTCCCCCTCAAGCCCGTGTGGCAATCGTCGATGCATGCCAGCGGCATCCGGCTGCGGAACGCCGCTGGCTGGGCATAA
- a CDS encoding N-acyl-D-amino-acid deacylase family protein codes for MTEPIPHYDLLIRGGTVIDGTKAPRFNADVGITAGRIAAIGKLAGHTAEQTIDATGRIVAPGFIDSHTHDDQAVLSQAQMPFKVSQGVTTVVAGNCGISAAPLRIDMDLPMPLSLLESPAEGRFTSFAAYLDALRATPSSVNVAAMVGHSTLRAVVMADLDRPANDSEIAAMQALVEEAMQAGAIGMSTGTFYPPAVKATTEEIIEVGRPLTARKALYVTHMRDESDRVMESLDETFQIGRALDIPVVVSHHKVQNTQNFGKTKVTLPFIKEAMQHQCIGLDCYPYTAGSTMIRTDRGMMEGRVLIASSVPHPECAGRDLKDIAAEWGVSGEEAAKRLQPGSAIYFMMDEDDVQRILAFDDTMIGSDGIPLGDKPHPRLWGTFPRVLGHYSRDIGLFPLETAVWKMTGLTARNFGLHERGTLKPGHHADVVIFNAATVRDTANYETPMQPAEGIDAVIVNGAVTWRDGVHSGARNGQVITRRDTAAA; via the coding sequence ATGACCGAACCCATCCCCCATTACGACCTGCTGATCCGCGGCGGCACCGTCATCGACGGCACCAAGGCGCCGCGTTTCAACGCCGACGTAGGCATCACGGCAGGGCGCATTGCCGCCATCGGCAAGCTCGCGGGCCACACCGCGGAACAGACGATCGACGCCACCGGCCGCATCGTCGCGCCCGGCTTCATCGACTCGCATACGCATGACGACCAGGCCGTGCTCTCCCAGGCACAGATGCCGTTCAAGGTTTCGCAAGGCGTGACCACGGTGGTCGCCGGCAACTGCGGCATCAGCGCCGCGCCGCTGCGCATCGACATGGATTTGCCGATGCCGCTGAGCCTGCTCGAGTCGCCCGCCGAAGGCCGCTTCACCAGCTTCGCCGCCTACCTGGACGCCCTGCGCGCCACGCCCTCTTCCGTCAACGTCGCCGCGATGGTCGGCCACTCCACCCTGCGCGCCGTCGTCATGGCCGATCTCGACCGCCCCGCCAACGACAGCGAAATCGCCGCCATGCAGGCCCTCGTCGAAGAAGCCATGCAGGCCGGCGCCATCGGCATGTCGACCGGCACCTTCTATCCGCCCGCGGTGAAAGCCACGACCGAGGAAATCATCGAAGTCGGCCGCCCCCTCACCGCGCGCAAGGCCCTGTACGTGACCCACATGCGCGACGAAAGCGACCGCGTGATGGAGTCGCTGGACGAAACCTTCCAGATCGGCCGCGCGCTCGACATCCCGGTGGTCGTGTCGCATCACAAGGTGCAGAACACGCAGAACTTCGGCAAGACCAAGGTCACGCTGCCCTTCATCAAGGAGGCCATGCAGCACCAGTGCATCGGGCTCGACTGCTATCCCTACACCGCCGGCTCCACCATGATCCGCACCGACCGCGGGATGATGGAAGGCCGCGTGCTCATAGCCTCGAGCGTGCCGCACCCCGAGTGCGCCGGCCGGGACCTGAAGGACATCGCCGCCGAATGGGGCGTGTCGGGCGAAGAGGCCGCCAAGCGGCTGCAACCCGGCAGCGCCATCTATTTCATGATGGACGAAGACGACGTGCAGCGCATCCTCGCGTTCGACGACACCATGATCGGCTCCGACGGCATTCCGCTGGGCGACAAACCGCATCCGCGCCTGTGGGGCACCTTCCCGCGGGTGCTGGGCCACTACAGCCGCGACATCGGCCTCTTCCCGCTCGAAACCGCCGTGTGGAAGATGACCGGCCTCACCGCCCGCAACTTCGGCCTGCACGAACGCGGCACGCTGAAGCCGGGCCACCATGCCGACGTGGTGATCTTCAACGCCGCGACGGTGCGCGACACCGCGAACTACGAAACGCCGATGCAGCCGGCCGAAGGCATCGACGCGGTGATCGTGAACGGGGCGGTGACCTGGCGCGACGGCGTGCACAGCGGCGCGCGCAACGGGCAGGTGATCACGCGCCGCGACACCGCCGCAGCCTGA
- a CDS encoding ABC transporter ATP-binding protein, producing the protein MTTTTTAPLLRVRELRKHYTAPKRWLSPRKPPIQAVDGVSFSVARGETLSLVGESGCGKTTTAKSVLRLVEPSAGSVQLEGEELLTLSPEEMRMRRRDLQIIFQDPYASLNPRLTAGDIVAEPMRNFSSLGTGGAAERRERVQWLFSRVGLRPEAAKKYPHEFSGGQRQRLGIARALALNPKLIVCDEPVSALDVSVQAQVVNLLMDLQAEFGIAYLFVAHDLAVVRHISHRVAVMYLGHIVEIADRDTLFSAPLHPYTEILLSAVPVPNPRTPARRMLLQGDPPSPANPPSGCRFHTRCPMAQAVCKEKVPELSERPSSSNGGHWVACHFR; encoded by the coding sequence ATGACGACAACGACCACGGCACCGCTGCTGCGTGTGCGCGAGCTGCGCAAGCACTACACGGCGCCCAAGCGCTGGCTCAGCCCGCGCAAGCCGCCGATCCAGGCGGTCGACGGCGTATCTTTTTCGGTGGCGCGCGGCGAGACGCTGTCGCTGGTCGGCGAGTCGGGCTGCGGCAAGACGACCACGGCCAAGTCTGTATTGCGGCTGGTGGAGCCCAGCGCGGGTTCGGTGCAGCTCGAGGGCGAAGAACTGCTGACGCTCTCGCCCGAAGAAATGCGCATGCGCCGGCGCGACCTGCAGATCATTTTCCAGGACCCGTATGCCTCGCTGAACCCGCGCCTGACGGCCGGCGACATCGTGGCCGAGCCGATGCGCAATTTCAGCAGCCTCGGCACGGGCGGCGCGGCCGAGCGACGCGAACGCGTGCAGTGGCTGTTCTCGCGCGTGGGCTTGCGGCCGGAGGCGGCGAAGAAATATCCGCACGAGTTCTCGGGCGGCCAGCGGCAGCGGCTGGGCATTGCACGCGCGCTGGCGTTGAACCCGAAGCTGATCGTGTGCGACGAGCCGGTCTCGGCGCTGGACGTGTCGGTGCAGGCGCAGGTGGTGAACCTGCTGATGGACCTGCAGGCGGAATTCGGCATCGCCTATCTGTTCGTGGCGCACGACCTCGCGGTGGTGCGGCACATCAGCCATCGCGTGGCGGTGATGTACCTGGGCCACATCGTGGAAATCGCGGACCGCGACACGCTGTTCTCGGCGCCCCTGCACCCGTACACGGAAATCCTGCTGTCGGCCGTGCCCGTACCCAACCCGCGCACGCCCGCGCGGCGCATGTTGTTGCAGGGCGACCCACCGAGCCCCGCCAACCCGCCCTCGGGATGCCGCTTTCACACACGATGCCCGATGGCGCAGGCGGTGTGCAAGGAGAAGGTGCCCGAGCTGAGCGAACGGCCCTCGTCTTCCAATGGCGGTCATTGGGTCGCGTGCCACTTCCGCTGA
- a CDS encoding ABC transporter ATP-binding protein gives MTIHMSHTALAPGEPLLEVDNLRTHFHTLAGVVRSVDGVSYTVRAGRTLGVVGESGCGKSVTALSILRLVPTPPGRHMGAVRLRGTDLMQLSEREMRQIRGNRISMIFQEPMTSLNPVLTVGRQIAETVQLHQKASRADALKRAVEMLRVVQIPEPERRVNEYPHQLSGGMRQRVMIALALACNPEVLIADEPTTALDVTIQAQILDLIKRLQKELGMGVVMITHDLGVVAESCDRVVVMYAGRKVEEADVIDLFDRPLHPYTRALMASMPAMNTASTRLTEIPGLVPAAHELGRGCAFAARCSHARARCRAEAPQLTRQGGDHVVACFAVEEQWAGVEEVTA, from the coding sequence ATGACGATCCACATGTCCCACACCGCGCTCGCGCCGGGCGAGCCGCTGCTGGAAGTCGACAACCTGCGCACCCACTTCCACACGCTGGCGGGCGTGGTGCGCTCGGTCGATGGCGTCTCGTACACCGTGCGCGCCGGCCGCACGCTGGGCGTGGTCGGCGAATCCGGCTGCGGCAAGAGCGTGACGGCGCTGTCGATCCTGCGGCTGGTGCCCACGCCCCCGGGCCGCCACATGGGCGCCGTACGGCTGCGCGGCACCGACCTGATGCAGCTCAGCGAACGCGAGATGCGGCAGATCCGCGGCAACCGCATCTCGATGATCTTCCAGGAGCCGATGACATCGCTGAACCCGGTGCTCACCGTGGGCCGCCAGATCGCCGAGACAGTACAGCTGCACCAGAAGGCCAGCCGCGCCGATGCCCTCAAGCGCGCGGTCGAGATGCTGCGCGTGGTGCAGATCCCCGAGCCCGAGCGCCGCGTGAACGAATACCCGCACCAGCTCTCCGGCGGCATGCGTCAGCGCGTGATGATCGCGCTGGCCCTGGCCTGCAACCCCGAGGTGCTGATCGCCGACGAGCCGACCACCGCGCTGGACGTGACCATCCAGGCGCAGATCCTCGACCTCATCAAGCGGCTGCAGAAGGAACTGGGCATGGGCGTGGTGATGATCACGCACGACCTGGGCGTGGTGGCCGAGAGCTGCGACCGCGTCGTGGTGATGTATGCCGGCAGGAAGGTCGAGGAAGCCGACGTGATCGACCTCTTCGACCGGCCGCTGCACCCCTACACCCGCGCGCTGATGGCCTCCATGCCCGCGATGAACACCGCGAGCACCCGGCTCACCGAGATACCGGGCCTGGTGCCGGCCGCGCACGAACTGGGGCGCGGCTGCGCCTTTGCGGCGCGCTGCAGCCATGCGCGCGCACGCTGCCGCGCCGAGGCGCCGCAACTCACCCGGCAAGGCGGCGACCATGTGGTGGCCTGCTTCGCCGTCGAAGAACAATGGGCCGGCGTGGAAGAGGTGACGGCATGA
- a CDS encoding ABC transporter permease, which yields MSTVLPLNTAQAPAAPADDEAPFVPPRFRWVRKHPTLIIGALLLIAIAALSIAAPWIATHDPQDIDPLARMQPPSAEHWFGTDALGRDVFSRAVWGGQVSMIVGATVAVLATFFGIALGLVAGFVRWADGPVMRVMDGLMAIPGILLAIALMAVTRASLTTVIIAITVPEIPRVVRLVRSLALTLREQLFVEAAHAVGTRLPTILVRHVLPNIVAPLVVQATFVAAAAVLTEAALSFLGVGVPSQTPSWGNMMAEGRNFVTVAFHIILYPGLLLAATVLAINLLGDGLRDALDPRLARQL from the coding sequence ATGTCCACGGTCCTTCCCTTGAACACCGCACAAGCCCCTGCCGCCCCGGCCGATGACGAAGCGCCCTTCGTGCCGCCGCGCTTTCGCTGGGTGCGCAAGCACCCGACGCTGATCATCGGCGCGCTGCTGCTGATTGCCATTGCAGCCCTTTCCATTGCCGCGCCGTGGATCGCCACGCACGACCCGCAGGACATCGACCCGCTCGCGCGCATGCAGCCGCCTTCGGCCGAGCACTGGTTCGGCACCGACGCGCTGGGCCGCGACGTGTTCAGCCGCGCCGTGTGGGGCGGGCAGGTGTCGATGATCGTGGGCGCCACGGTCGCGGTGCTGGCCACTTTCTTCGGCATCGCGCTGGGGCTGGTGGCGGGCTTCGTGCGCTGGGCCGACGGCCCTGTGATGCGGGTGATGGACGGGCTCATGGCCATCCCCGGCATCCTGCTGGCCATCGCGCTGATGGCGGTGACGCGCGCCAGCCTGACGACGGTGATCATCGCCATCACCGTGCCGGAGATTCCGCGCGTGGTGCGGCTGGTGCGCTCGCTGGCGCTCACGCTGCGCGAGCAGCTTTTCGTGGAGGCCGCGCACGCCGTGGGCACGCGGCTGCCGACCATCCTGGTGCGCCACGTGCTGCCGAACATCGTGGCGCCCCTGGTGGTGCAGGCCACCTTCGTGGCGGCGGCCGCGGTGCTGACGGAGGCGGCGTTGTCGTTCCTTGGCGTGGGCGTGCCTTCGCAGACGCCGAGCTGGGGAAACATGATGGCCGAGGGCCGCAACTTCGTGACCGTGGCCTTCCACATCATCCTGTATCCGGGGCTGCTGCTGGCGGCCACGGTGCTGGCCATCAACCTGCTCGGCGACGGCCTGCGCGACGCGCTCGACCCGCGCCTGGCGCGGCAACTGTGA
- a CDS encoding ABC transporter permease yields the protein MGYIVRRFLSTLPVMAVVAVVVFLLIHLSPGDPAALIAGDLATTEDIEKLRATLGLNLPLWQQFTLWLGKLFTGDLGTSIFTQVPVAQLLGQRLEPTVSIAALTMLITLVVSVPLGTLAAYRAGSWIDRLVMLFAVLAFSVPVFLVGYLLVYSFAIQLPWFPVQGYVRLADGAGEWLRSLVLPCVNLALVYIALVTRMTRATVLEVLHEDYIRTARAKGLGVLPVLGHALRNAAIPIATTIGAGIALLIGGVVVTETVFAIPGVGRLVIDSVQRHDYPVIQSVLLLSAGVYVLINLLIDLSYRLFDPRIQY from the coding sequence ATGGGCTACATCGTTCGACGCTTTCTCTCCACGCTTCCGGTCATGGCGGTGGTGGCCGTGGTGGTGTTCCTGCTGATCCACCTGTCGCCTGGCGACCCGGCGGCACTCATCGCGGGCGACCTCGCCACCACCGAAGACATCGAGAAGCTGCGCGCCACGCTCGGGCTGAACCTGCCGCTGTGGCAGCAGTTCACGCTGTGGCTGGGCAAGCTGTTCACCGGCGACCTCGGCACCTCGATCTTCACGCAGGTGCCGGTGGCGCAACTGCTGGGGCAGCGGCTGGAGCCCACGGTGTCGATCGCCGCGCTGACCATGCTCATCACGCTGGTGGTGTCGGTGCCCCTGGGCACGCTCGCGGCCTACCGCGCGGGCAGCTGGATCGACCGGCTGGTGATGCTGTTCGCGGTGCTGGCTTTTTCGGTGCCGGTGTTCCTGGTGGGCTATCTGCTGGTCTACAGCTTCGCCATCCAGCTGCCGTGGTTCCCGGTGCAGGGCTATGTGCGCCTGGCGGACGGCGCCGGCGAATGGCTGCGCTCGCTGGTGCTGCCCTGCGTGAACCTGGCGCTGGTGTACATCGCGCTGGTGACGCGCATGACGCGCGCCACCGTGCTAGAGGTGCTGCATGAGGACTACATCCGCACCGCCCGCGCCAAGGGCCTGGGCGTGCTACCGGTGCTGGGCCATGCGCTGCGCAACGCGGCCATTCCCATCGCCACCACCATCGGCGCGGGCATCGCGCTGCTGATCGGCGGCGTGGTGGTCACGGAGACGGTGTTCGCCATTCCCGGCGTCGGCCGGCTGGTGATCGACTCGGTGCAGCGGCACGACTACCCAGTGATCCAGAGCGTGCTGCTGCTGTCGGCGGGCGTGTACGTGCTGATCAACCTGCTGATCGACCTGAGCTACCGCCTGTTCGATCCGCGCATCCAGTACTGA
- a CDS encoding ABC transporter substrate-binding protein has translation MQRRTLAAFAALALSGAFAASLPALAQTPPKTLKVVAHADLKILDPTFTTAYISRNFGYMVYDTLFAQDSSGKPQPQMVEKYTTSKDGKQWTFTLRPNLKFSDGSAVTAADAVASLQRWAARDSLGRAMTAVGAEWKATDARTLTLTLNEPFGMVLDALAKPSGFPPVILPERLAKMPASAPLPEVLGSGPFIFKRDEWVPGNKTVFVRNPNYVPRSEPSNGLAGSKKSNFERVEWLYLPDANSAVSALKRGEVDFIEQLPPDYIAPLRTDSNVKIGSGGAYQAFLVMNQLHPPFDNPKVRQALLQAVNQERFMAGMGFPLDMRMAYCATYFICGSPNDTSAGAEPYRKADVAKAKKMLADAGYKGEKVVLMVPSDVPYLNAEALMAAQTMKSIGLNVDAQTMDWASIGARRAKRDAGDAGGWNMYVTVAGEFDANSPIANAYLGAACGNTLPGWPCDKPLDELRTAWLKETVPAKRKELLDAFQARAYEAVPYINAGQYSAAYAARSSLKGLDKLWAGMPVFWALDK, from the coding sequence ATGCAACGACGCACGCTTGCCGCCTTCGCCGCCCTGGCGCTTTCCGGCGCCTTCGCCGCGAGCCTTCCCGCACTCGCCCAGACGCCGCCCAAGACGCTGAAGGTGGTGGCGCACGCCGACCTGAAGATCCTCGACCCGACCTTCACCACGGCCTACATCTCGCGCAACTTCGGCTACATGGTCTACGACACCCTGTTCGCGCAGGACTCAAGCGGCAAGCCGCAGCCGCAGATGGTCGAGAAGTACACCACCTCGAAGGACGGCAAGCAGTGGACCTTCACGCTGCGCCCGAACCTGAAGTTCTCCGACGGCAGCGCCGTGACCGCGGCCGACGCCGTGGCCTCGCTGCAGCGCTGGGCCGCGCGCGACAGCCTGGGCCGCGCCATGACGGCGGTGGGCGCCGAATGGAAGGCCACCGACGCGCGCACCCTCACGCTCACGCTGAACGAGCCCTTCGGCATGGTGCTCGACGCGCTGGCCAAGCCATCGGGCTTTCCGCCGGTGATCCTGCCCGAGCGGCTGGCCAAGATGCCCGCTTCCGCGCCGCTGCCCGAAGTGCTGGGCTCCGGACCCTTCATCTTCAAGCGCGACGAATGGGTGCCGGGCAACAAGACGGTGTTCGTGCGCAACCCCAACTATGTGCCGCGCAGCGAGCCGTCGAACGGCCTGGCGGGCAGCAAGAAGAGCAACTTCGAGCGCGTGGAGTGGCTCTACCTGCCCGACGCCAACAGCGCCGTGTCGGCGCTCAAGCGCGGCGAGGTCGATTTCATCGAGCAGCTGCCGCCCGACTACATCGCGCCGCTGCGCACCGATTCGAACGTCAAGATCGGCTCCGGCGGCGCCTACCAGGCCTTCCTGGTGATGAACCAGCTGCACCCGCCCTTTGACAACCCGAAGGTGCGCCAGGCGCTGCTGCAGGCAGTGAACCAGGAGCGCTTCATGGCCGGCATGGGCTTCCCGCTGGACATGCGCATGGCCTACTGCGCCACCTACTTCATCTGCGGCAGCCCCAACGACACCTCGGCCGGCGCCGAGCCCTACCGCAAGGCCGACGTGGCCAAGGCCAAGAAGATGCTCGCCGACGCCGGCTACAAGGGCGAGAAGGTGGTGCTGATGGTGCCCAGCGACGTGCCCTACCTCAACGCGGAGGCCCTGATGGCCGCGCAGACCATGAAGAGCATCGGCCTGAACGTCGATGCCCAGACCATGGACTGGGCTTCCATCGGCGCGCGCCGTGCCAAGCGAGACGCCGGCGACGCCGGCGGCTGGAACATGTACGTCACGGTGGCCGGCGAGTTCGACGCCAACTCGCCCATCGCCAACGCCTACCTGGGCGCGGCCTGCGGCAACACCCTGCCCGGCTGGCCCTGCGACAAGCCGCTCGACGAACTGCGCACCGCCTGGCTGAAAGAAACCGTGCCGGCCAAGCGCAAGGAACTGCTCGACGCCTTCCAGGCCCGCGCCTACGAGGCCGTGCCGTACATCAACGCCGGCCAGTACTCGGCCGCGTATGCCGCGCGCTCCAGCCTCAAGGGCCTGGACAAGCTCTGGGCCGGCATGCCGGTGTTCTGGGCGCTCGACAAATAA